A single region of the Solwaraspora sp. WMMD791 genome encodes:
- a CDS encoding DLW-39 family protein codes for MAKKLLIIAAVIGVAALIAKKVKETSDERALWHEATTAPDLR; via the coding sequence ATGGCCAAGAAGCTCCTGATCATCGCGGCGGTCATCGGTGTGGCCGCGCTGATCGCCAAGAAGGTCAAGGAAACCAGCGACGAACGCGCGCTGTGGCACGAGGCGACCACCGCTCCCGACCTGCGCTGA
- the gyrA gene encoding DNA gyrase subunit A, translating to MEPVGLEVEMQRSYLDYAMSVIVGRALPDVRDGLKPVHRKILYAMFDSGYRPDRGYVKCSRVVGDVMGQFHPHGDSAIYDALVRMAQHWSLRYPLVDGNGNFGSPGNDPAAAMRYTECKLDPLAMEMLRDIDEDTVDFQDNYDGRAKEPVILPARVPNLLINGSEGIAVGMATKIPPHNLREIAAAVQWCLENPEVDEADTLEALLGIVKGPDFPTAGLIVGTAAIQDAYRTGRGSIRMRAVVEVEEDKKGRTALVVTELPYQVNPDNLAERVAELIKEGKIGGIADIRDETSGRTGMRLVLVLKRDAVAKVVLNNLYKHTQLQETFGANMLALVDGVPRTLNLAQFIRYYVEHQIDVIRRRTAYRLRKAEERAHILRGLVKALDMLDEVIALIRRSPTVEDSRQGLMRLLDVDEIQATAILDMQLRRLAALERQKIIDELAKIELEITDLKDILAKPERQRRIVSEELGEIVAKWGDERRTQIVPFDGEVSMEDLIAREDVVVTITRTGYAKRTKVDLYRSQRRGGKGVSGATLRQDDIVSHFFVASTHDWMLFFTNKGRVYRAKAYELPEASRTARGQHVANLLAFQPDEHIAQVIQIPNYQVAPYLVLATRNGLVKKTKLEEFDSNRSGGIIGINLRDADELVGAALASATDDLLLVSKNAQAIRFNATDEALRPMGRATSGVIGMRFTDTDELLAMAVVREGMDLDVLVATNGGYAKRTPIEEYPVQGRGGKGVLTAKITERRGGLVGAVVISPDDELFAITSNGGVIRTPVKPVRRTRDRNTMGVKLMDLPDGVTIVAIARNADEPDEQD from the coding sequence ATCGAGCCGGTCGGGCTGGAAGTCGAGATGCAGCGCTCCTACCTCGACTACGCGATGAGCGTGATCGTCGGGCGGGCGCTACCGGACGTACGGGACGGACTCAAGCCCGTCCACCGCAAGATCCTCTACGCGATGTTCGACTCCGGCTACCGGCCGGACCGGGGCTACGTGAAGTGCTCCCGGGTCGTCGGTGACGTGATGGGCCAGTTCCACCCGCACGGCGACTCGGCCATCTACGACGCGCTGGTGCGGATGGCCCAGCACTGGTCGCTGCGCTACCCGCTGGTCGACGGCAACGGCAACTTCGGCTCACCCGGTAACGACCCGGCTGCGGCCATGCGCTACACCGAGTGCAAGCTCGACCCGCTGGCGATGGAGATGCTGCGGGACATCGACGAGGACACCGTCGACTTCCAGGACAACTACGACGGGCGGGCAAAGGAGCCGGTGATCCTGCCGGCCCGGGTCCCCAACCTGCTGATCAACGGCTCCGAGGGCATCGCGGTCGGCATGGCCACGAAGATCCCACCGCACAACCTGCGGGAGATCGCGGCGGCGGTGCAGTGGTGCCTGGAGAACCCGGAGGTCGACGAGGCCGACACGCTCGAAGCGCTGCTCGGGATCGTCAAGGGCCCGGACTTCCCGACCGCCGGTCTGATCGTCGGCACCGCAGCGATCCAGGACGCCTACCGGACCGGTCGCGGGTCGATCCGGATGCGGGCCGTGGTCGAGGTCGAGGAGGACAAGAAGGGGCGCACCGCGCTCGTCGTCACCGAGTTGCCGTACCAGGTCAACCCGGACAACCTCGCCGAGCGGGTCGCCGAGCTGATCAAGGAAGGCAAGATCGGCGGGATCGCCGACATCCGCGACGAGACGTCCGGGCGTACCGGCATGCGGCTGGTGCTGGTGCTCAAGCGGGACGCGGTCGCCAAGGTGGTGCTCAACAACCTCTACAAGCACACCCAGCTGCAGGAGACGTTCGGCGCCAACATGCTGGCGTTGGTCGACGGGGTGCCGCGCACGCTGAACCTGGCGCAGTTCATCCGCTACTACGTCGAGCATCAGATCGACGTGATCCGGCGGCGGACCGCGTACCGGCTGCGCAAGGCCGAGGAACGCGCCCACATCCTGCGCGGTCTGGTCAAGGCCCTGGACATGCTCGACGAGGTGATCGCGCTGATCCGGCGCTCGCCGACGGTCGAGGATTCCCGGCAGGGCCTGATGCGGCTGCTCGACGTCGACGAGATCCAGGCCACCGCGATCCTGGACATGCAGCTGCGCCGGCTCGCCGCACTGGAGCGCCAGAAGATCATCGACGAGCTCGCCAAGATCGAGCTGGAGATCACCGATCTCAAGGACATCCTGGCCAAGCCGGAGCGGCAGCGCAGGATCGTCTCCGAGGAGCTGGGCGAGATCGTCGCCAAGTGGGGCGACGAGCGGCGGACGCAGATCGTGCCGTTCGACGGCGAGGTCTCGATGGAGGACCTGATCGCCCGCGAGGACGTGGTGGTCACCATCACCCGGACCGGGTACGCCAAGCGGACCAAGGTCGACCTCTACCGCTCGCAGCGTCGGGGCGGCAAGGGCGTCAGCGGGGCGACGCTGCGCCAGGACGACATCGTCAGCCACTTCTTCGTCGCGTCCACCCATGACTGGATGCTGTTCTTCACCAACAAGGGCCGGGTGTACCGGGCCAAGGCGTACGAGCTGCCGGAGGCGTCGCGTACCGCCCGGGGCCAGCACGTCGCGAATCTGCTGGCCTTCCAGCCGGACGAGCACATCGCCCAGGTCATCCAGATCCCGAACTACCAGGTGGCGCCCTACCTGGTGCTGGCCACCCGCAACGGTCTGGTCAAGAAGACCAAGCTGGAGGAGTTCGACTCCAACCGGTCCGGCGGGATCATCGGCATCAACCTGCGTGATGCCGACGAGCTGGTCGGCGCCGCCCTGGCCTCGGCGACCGACGATCTGCTGCTGGTCTCCAAGAACGCCCAGGCGATCCGGTTCAACGCCACCGACGAGGCGCTGCGGCCGATGGGCCGGGCCACCTCCGGGGTGATCGGGATGCGGTTCACCGACACGGACGAGTTGCTGGCGATGGCGGTCGTCCGTGAAGGTATGGACCTGGATGTTTTGGTGGCCACCAACGGGGGGTACGCGAAACGGACCCCGATCGAGGAGTATCCGGTCCAGGGCCGGGGAGGCAAGGGCGTGCTGACTGCCAAGATCACCGAACGCCGCGGTGGTCTGGTCGGTGCGGTCGTGATCAGTCCGGATGACGAGCTCTTCGCGATCACCAGCAACGGTGGCGTGATCCGGACTCCGGTGAAGCCTGTACGACGTACGCGGGATCGGAACACAATGGGGGTAAAGCTCATGGACCTCCCGGACGGCGTGACCATCGTGGCGATTGCTCGCAATGCCGACGAGCCTGACGAACAGGACTAG
- the gyrB gene encoding DNA topoisomerase (ATP-hydrolyzing) subunit B gives MSAQKKQEYGAESITVLEGLEAVRKRPGMYIGSTGERGLHHLVWEVVDNAVDEALAGHCDTIDVVLLADGGVRVTDNGRGFPVDLHPKLGKPGVEVALTVLHAGGKFDGKAYAVSGGLHGVGVSVVNALSVKMAVEIHKDGYVWRQQYANSKPSPLVKGEETNRTGSAVAFWPDPTIFETTEYAFETIYRRLQEMAFLNRGLTIQLRDERVTDEDGKHREVTFCYKGGISDFVRHLNNSKNPIHKSVVEFGAEEEGMSVEIAMQWNESYGESVYTFANTINTHEGGTHEEGFRSALTSVVNKYATDKKLLKGDEKLSGEDIREGLAAIISVKLANPQFEGQTKTKLGNTPVKSFVQRVCNEWLVDWLDRNPAEGKMIITKATQAARARIAAQQARKLARRKSLLESGSMPGKLADCQSTDPRESEVFIVEGDSAGGSAKQGRDPRTQAILPIRGKILNVEKARIDRVLKNNEVQALITALGTGIHDDFDIEKLRYHKIVLMADADVDGQHIQTLLLTLLFRFMRPLVELGHVYLAAPPLYKIKWNRKGDDAQYAYSDRERDGLIALRQQKKPNAKPDDIQRFKGLGEMNYPELWDTTMNPATRTLRQVTLDDAATADELFSVLMGEDVEARRSFIQRNAKDVRFLDI, from the coding sequence GTGTCAGCGCAGAAGAAGCAGGAGTACGGCGCCGAGTCGATCACCGTGCTGGAGGGCCTGGAGGCCGTCCGCAAGCGGCCGGGTATGTACATCGGCTCCACCGGTGAACGTGGCCTGCACCACCTGGTCTGGGAGGTCGTGGACAACGCGGTCGACGAGGCGCTGGCGGGCCACTGCGACACCATCGACGTGGTGCTGCTGGCCGACGGCGGGGTGCGGGTCACCGACAATGGCCGTGGCTTCCCGGTGGACCTGCACCCGAAGCTGGGCAAGCCGGGGGTCGAGGTCGCGCTGACCGTGCTGCACGCGGGCGGCAAGTTCGACGGCAAGGCGTACGCGGTCTCCGGCGGTCTGCACGGCGTGGGCGTGTCGGTGGTCAACGCGCTGTCGGTGAAGATGGCCGTCGAGATCCACAAGGACGGCTACGTCTGGCGGCAGCAGTACGCGAACTCGAAGCCGTCGCCGCTGGTCAAGGGCGAGGAGACGAACCGGACCGGGTCAGCGGTCGCCTTCTGGCCGGATCCCACGATCTTCGAGACCACCGAGTACGCCTTCGAGACGATCTACCGCCGGTTGCAGGAGATGGCGTTCCTCAACCGTGGGTTGACCATCCAACTGCGTGACGAGCGGGTGACCGACGAGGACGGCAAGCACCGCGAGGTCACTTTCTGCTACAAGGGTGGTATCTCGGACTTCGTCCGTCACCTCAACAACTCCAAGAACCCGATCCACAAGAGCGTGGTCGAGTTCGGGGCCGAGGAGGAGGGCATGTCGGTCGAGATCGCCATGCAGTGGAACGAGTCGTACGGTGAGTCGGTCTACACCTTCGCGAACACCATCAACACCCACGAGGGTGGCACGCACGAGGAGGGCTTCCGGTCTGCCCTGACCAGCGTGGTCAACAAGTACGCGACTGACAAGAAGCTGCTCAAGGGGGACGAGAAGCTCTCCGGCGAGGACATCCGGGAAGGGCTCGCCGCGATCATCTCGGTCAAGCTGGCCAACCCGCAGTTCGAGGGGCAGACCAAGACCAAGCTGGGCAACACCCCGGTGAAGAGTTTCGTGCAGCGGGTGTGCAACGAGTGGCTGGTGGACTGGCTGGACCGCAACCCGGCCGAGGGAAAGATGATCATCACGAAGGCGACCCAGGCGGCCCGCGCACGGATCGCCGCTCAGCAGGCGCGCAAGTTGGCCCGGCGCAAGTCGCTGCTGGAGTCCGGGTCGATGCCGGGCAAGCTGGCCGACTGCCAGTCGACCGATCCGCGCGAGTCCGAGGTCTTCATCGTCGAGGGTGACTCGGCGGGCGGTTCGGCCAAGCAGGGGCGGGATCCGCGTACCCAGGCGATCCTGCCGATCCGCGGCAAGATCCTGAACGTGGAGAAGGCCCGGATCGACCGGGTGTTGAAGAACAACGAGGTCCAGGCGCTGATCACCGCGCTGGGCACCGGCATCCACGACGACTTCGACATCGAGAAGCTGCGGTACCACAAGATCGTGCTGATGGCCGACGCCGACGTCGACGGCCAGCACATTCAGACGCTGCTGCTGACGTTGCTGTTCCGCTTCATGCGGCCGTTGGTCGAGCTCGGCCACGTCTACCTGGCGGCGCCGCCGCTGTACAAGATCAAGTGGAACCGCAAGGGCGACGACGCGCAGTACGCCTACTCCGACCGTGAGCGTGACGGTCTGATCGCGCTGCGGCAGCAGAAGAAGCCCAACGCCAAGCCGGACGACATCCAGCGGTTCAAGGGTCTGGGTGAGATGAACTACCCGGAGTTGTGGGACACCACGATGAACCCGGCGACGCGTACGCTGCGTCAGGTGACTCTGGACGACGCCGCAACCGCCGACGAGTTGTTCAGCGTCCTGATGGGTGAGGACGTCGAGGCGCGACGGTCGTTCATCCAGCGCAACGCCAAGGACGTCCGGTTCCTGGACATCTAG
- a CDS encoding calcium-binding protein — protein MSRYVGIGILVTVATALAVVGPAGPAVATHTCDGEAVTISGSGTIDGTGGRDVIRGSSGSDIIDGQGGNDVICAGGGVDAVYGGQGADRIFGEGGDDFLWGEGLGVVVTGGADEIWGGTGDDTIYGQVGGDTLRGNEDNDDIYGGDGPDTIFGGINMAETSGAQLDACYGNSGNDTIRSWLTGHPAECEVVVD, from the coding sequence GTGAGCAGGTACGTAGGTATCGGAATCCTGGTGACGGTCGCCACGGCGCTTGCGGTGGTCGGGCCGGCCGGGCCGGCCGTCGCGACCCACACCTGCGACGGCGAGGCGGTGACCATCAGTGGCTCCGGCACGATCGACGGAACGGGCGGGCGGGACGTGATCCGTGGCTCGTCCGGCAGCGACATCATCGACGGTCAGGGCGGCAACGACGTCATCTGTGCCGGCGGTGGAGTGGACGCCGTCTACGGTGGCCAGGGCGCCGACCGCATCTTCGGGGAGGGCGGAGACGACTTCCTGTGGGGTGAAGGCCTCGGCGTCGTGGTGACCGGTGGCGCCGACGAGATCTGGGGTGGCACCGGCGACGACACCATCTACGGCCAGGTCGGGGGCGACACCCTGCGCGGCAACGAGGACAACGACGACATCTACGGTGGGGACGGCCCCGACACGATCTTCGGTGGGATCAACATGGCCGAGACCAGCGGCGCGCAACTCGACGCCTGCTACGGCAACAGCGGTAACGACACCATCCGGTCCTGGCTGACCGGTCACCCGGCGGAATGCGAGGTCGTCGTCGACTGA
- a CDS encoding DUF3566 domain-containing protein — protein sequence MTETQAKSGATGASAAPVDEESAAGGPATATGRAAVGRASVPADSPAPKFTRAPGMPPPPDKPADDAGSDAGAEDGSARAGGTGDRATGGALTLGGGAASSGRSATPVTSAPPVSSAPPASSGSGFTGGALGATAASGTATRPGLGVGSTQPLGTVGATKTGTAPGSRSGLGSPTVRTVGAAGTAAGSAAVGAARVGGDGARTARPGVSSAASRGPRRARLNLKRIDPWSVMKFSFAVSLVLFIVVIVATSVLYLALDAMGVFESVNTSLGDLIGTGTGEGPTFRVTAQGVIGSAALFGLVNVVLYTALATLGAFIYNVCADLVGGIELTLAERD from the coding sequence ATGACGGAGACCCAGGCGAAGTCGGGGGCCACGGGGGCCTCGGCGGCCCCGGTCGACGAGGAGTCCGCCGCTGGAGGCCCGGCAACGGCCACCGGGCGGGCCGCCGTCGGCCGGGCCAGCGTCCCAGCCGACTCGCCGGCGCCGAAGTTCACCCGGGCACCGGGCATGCCGCCCCCACCCGACAAGCCCGCCGACGACGCCGGCAGCGACGCCGGTGCCGAGGACGGATCAGCCCGAGCCGGCGGCACCGGCGACCGCGCCACCGGTGGCGCGCTCACGCTTGGCGGCGGTGCCGCCTCGTCCGGAAGGTCGGCCACGCCAGTGACGTCGGCACCTCCAGTTTCCTCCGCCCCACCGGCCAGCTCCGGGAGCGGATTCACCGGCGGGGCACTCGGTGCCACCGCCGCCAGCGGCACCGCCACCCGGCCCGGTCTCGGCGTGGGCTCCACTCAGCCGCTCGGCACGGTAGGTGCCACGAAGACAGGCACCGCGCCGGGTTCCCGCAGCGGACTCGGATCACCAACCGTACGTACCGTCGGGGCGGCCGGCACGGCGGCCGGCTCCGCAGCCGTCGGTGCGGCACGGGTCGGGGGCGACGGCGCCCGGACGGCCCGCCCCGGGGTCAGCTCGGCGGCGTCGCGCGGACCGCGTCGCGCCCGGCTGAACCTCAAGCGCATCGACCCGTGGTCGGTGATGAAGTTCTCGTTCGCGGTCTCCCTGGTGCTGTTCATCGTGGTGATCGTGGCGACGTCCGTGCTCTACCTGGCGCTGGACGCGATGGGTGTCTTCGAGAGCGTGAACACCAGCCTCGGTGACCTGATCGGCACCGGTACCGGCGAGGGCCCGACGTTCCGCGTCACCGCCCAGGGCGTGATCGGCAGCGCGGCGCTCTTCGGTCTGGTGAACGTCGTGCTCTACACCGCGCTGGCCACCCTCGGCGCGTTCATCTACAACGTCTGCGCCGACCTGGTCGGCGGGATCGAATTGACCCTGGCCGAGCGGGACTGA